Below is a window of Thermoplasmata archaeon DNA.
CGAACCCGCGAACTCCTTCACGACGCGCAGCAGGCTCTCGGGAGCCTCCAGCTGGGGCAGATGGCCGGCCTCCTCGATGATCTCGAGTCGGGCATTCGGGATCGACGACGCGAAGGCTTCTCCGTGCTGCCGTGGGATCATTCGGTCCGCGGCGCCCCACACCACCAGTGTCGGGAGGTGGATGGCGGGAAGGCGGCCGAGCAGCGTCGGATCGGCCATGGACGGCCCGCCGTAGAGCTTCAGGGCGGCCCGATTGCCGGCGACCGCCGCCCGCTGCGGATCCGACATCTTGCTGGGATCGATCCGGAATCTCTGCGGATCCCGATAGCTCATCTGACCGATCTGATCGAGCGAGAGGGAGAACACGTCCGGGGCGGGATGCGCGTCGATCGTGAGTCCGCCGGCATCCACAAGAACGAGACGCCCAAGTCGCGAGCCGCCGCGGAGCGCGAGTTCTGCCGCGATCCACCCGCCGATCGAGTTTCCAACCAGGACGACATCGCGGAGTTCGAGCTGATCCATCCAGGCGAGGTACAGCTCGGCGAGCCCCGCCACGCTACGGAGGTGCTCCGGACGCGGTGTTCCGTTGAATCCGGGGTGCACCGGCACGATCGCCCGAGCGCCGCCGCTCCCTCCCAGCATCTCGGCGAAACGGTGGGTAGAGGCGGGCCCGGCACCCCCATGCAGGATCACGAACGGGCGGCCCGAACCCCACTCACTCGCCGTCACGACGACGTCTCCGTTCGGCGTCGGCACGTTCACCGGCTCCATAGCCGGCGACCCATCGCTCTCGGGGAGTTAATCCCGTAGTAGCGGAACGTCACCGATCTCGACCGGCACCAGCTACTGGCCTCGCTCGCGACACGGGACGCGGCCGCGGGGTGCGGCCGGTGCGATGGAGATCGCCATCGCGCGGAGTCTTACGCCGCCGCGAAGACGAATTCCGCCTCCGACACCGCTGGGTCCGACGGCCGCTGCGCGCGATGCCCGCGTGTCTCTCGCTCGGAGGCACGGGGCGCCCGTCTCGTACCGCCCGGCCCGTCGACGTCTAAAGGGCCCGAGGGCTCCGGTCGGCCGAGGCGAGAAATGTCCGATGTGATCCAGGGTATGGAGGCGGTGTCCGTGCACATTACCGACATCCAGCGTGCACGGAAGTTTTACTCGGAGGTCCTGGGGCTCCGCGAGGTCTCCTTCCTTCCGTCCGCCTCCCGGGCCGCCTACGAGATCCCAGGGACCACGACCCTGCTGACGATGCACACCATGGGGGAAGGCGAAGGGGGCCGGGAGCCAGGCACCGTGTCGGGCATCGTGTTCTCGCATCGGGATCCGCGGGCGGCGTGCGCCGAGATCCGGAGTCGTGGGGGGTCGATCGTCGACGAGCCGCATACGTTCCCGGCCGCGATCGGAACCGTGACCTTGGGAGTCTTCGCGGATCCGGACGGGAACCAGTTCGTGATCCGGCACGTCGAGGCCGCTCCGAAACCGGTCCAGGGGTAGCGCGCGTCAGGGGGCGGAGACCCCCACGTTG
It encodes the following:
- a CDS encoding alpha/beta hydrolase, whose translation is MTASEWGSGRPFVILHGGAGPASTHRFAEMLGGSGGARAIVPVHPGFNGTPRPEHLRSVAGLAELYLAWMDQLELRDVVLVGNSIGGWIAAELALRGGSRLGRLVLVDAGGLTIDAHPAPDVFSLSLDQIGQMSYRDPQRFRIDPSKMSDPQRAAVAGNRAALKLYGGPSMADPTLLGRLPAIHLPTLVVWGAADRMIPRQHGEAFASSIPNARLEIIEEAGHLPQLEAPESLLRVVKEFAGSR
- a CDS encoding VOC family protein, whose translation is MSVHITDIQRARKFYSEVLGLREVSFLPSASRAAYEIPGTTTLLTMHTMGEGEGGREPGTVSGIVFSHRDPRAACAEIRSRGGSIVDEPHTFPAAIGTVTLGVFADPDGNQFVIRHVEAAPKPVQG